The genomic DNA GTTTGTTTCTCCACCGGCAATGATTTCCCCACAGTTGAGGAATTTGGTTAACCTATCAAAATGTTTCTGACTAATAATTCTCGGAAAATCTGGGCTAATTTCTGGGTTTTCTCCATAAAATTCTTGGATACATTTTTTTAAACTCTGCACTAAATCTGCTTTTATTTTTTTGTCAACTAATAAATAATCAGGTGCTATACAAGTTTGTCCAGCATTGATAAATTTACCCCAAATAATACGTTTAATTGTATGTTCGAGATTGATTTGAGAATCAACAATACAGGGACTTTTACCACCTAATTCTAAAGTAACTGGAGTCAGATGTTTTGCAGCTGCTGCCATGACTATTTTACCAATAGCTGTACCACCTGTAAAAAAGATGTGGTCAAATTTTTCTGCCAGTAATTTTTGACTGGTTTCTACTCCACCTTCTATGACTTTTATATATTCTGGTGGGAAATATTTACTGATTAGTTGGGATACTAAATTTGCAGTGTGGGGTGCAATTTCTGAGGGTTTGAGGATAGAACAATTTCCTGCTGATATTGCTCCAACTAAGGGTGATATGATTAATTGAAATGGATAATTCCAAGGGCCAATAATTAAAACCACTCCCAAGGGTTCGGGATAAATTTTAGCTGAGTAGTTGAAGAAATCCCAAGGAACGGCAGCTTTTTTAGGTTTTGCCCAATTTTTAATGTTTTTGATAGCGTAATCTATTTCTTTAATTACACCTATTTCTGTAGCATAGGTTTCAAATTCTGATTTACATAAATCAGCTTTTAATGCTTCTTTTACAGCTTCTTTATTTTCAATGACTAACTGTTTGAGGATTTTTAATTGTGTTAAACGAAAATTTACATCTTTAGTTTTTCCAGTTTGGAAAAAATCCTGTTGTTGATTGATGATTGCTTTAATATCAGTAGTTTCCAGAGTAATCATGTTTCTGTTTTCCTGATTTTTAAGTCATAATGTCATATTATACAGCATTAGTTAGGAGTTAAACCATCACGGAACTGCAATCTAGCGGTGATTGATGAATTATTTCTAATTGAAGAATTTTCAGTTTTAGTTATTTAATAATTGCTGAAATTCGGAAGTTGAATAAATAGCGATCATTTGTTTTGTTACCCTTAACCGTTTTACCTTTGCATTGACTGATTAAAAATGATATCTTTACTTTATTCAACCAGTCATAATTACTTAATATTAGCTAATTCAGGAAAAGCATCACAATTGACAGGTATTTTTAGTATATCCAGGACTTCAAGGAATAGATTAGGGTTGTTAATACTCCCAATATTCACATTTCTGTTACCCCAATGTCCCCAGTTCTTGTTATCCTTGAATTCTGGCTTAGGTACAAGTTCAAATCTATCATCATCACTATCAGGATAAAATTTTAACTCTTTAATCTGATTAGTAGCATAGAATGATTTCTGATTTGTTCTAATCCCTTGATAACTGACTTTCAATTCATTAAAATCAACCTCTTTACCACTTTGCAAGTCTGCCATGATTTGAGGTATTAATCTGGATTTGAGCAATTTTCTAACCAATTTAAAGAGAACCTGTGATTCAGAACTACAACCTGGCACATCAACATCACCAA from Okeanomitos corallinicola TIOX110 includes the following:
- a CDS encoding aldehyde dehydrogenase, translated to MITLETTDIKAIINQQQDFFQTGKTKDVNFRLTQLKILKQLVIENKEAVKEALKADLCKSEFETYATEIGVIKEIDYAIKNIKNWAKPKKAAVPWDFFNYSAKIYPEPLGVVLIIGPWNYPFQLIISPLVGAISAGNCSILKPSEIAPHTANLVSQLISKYFPPEYIKVIEGGVETSQKLLAEKFDHIFFTGGTAIGKIVMAAAAKHLTPVTLELGGKSPCIVDSQINLEHTIKRIIWGKFINAGQTCIAPDYLLVDKKIKADLVQSLKKCIQEFYGENPEISPDFPRIISQKHFDRLTKFLNCGEIIAGGETNSETFYIAPTLLDNVSFTDAVMEEEIFGPILPIIEYTDIEEAINLINSKPKPLALYIFSDDKNLQQKILQETSSGGVCINDTIMQVGISSLPFGGVGDSGIGSYHGKAGFDTFSHDKSVLKNTFLFDLNWRYAPYKGKLSLLKKIIGG